The Apostichopus japonicus isolate 1M-3 chromosome 3, ASM3797524v1, whole genome shotgun sequence region TGGTGGGGGGTGGCTTAATTTGTTCAAATGGCAGATTTTCTGAGATAAAATATCTATATCATCTCAGGACAGGAGAGGCCAAATTAAGAACAGAGCAGTTGTTAAAAAATCTACATAACTTTCACTGTTTCACACTCCACGTCCCATTACTTTCAATTCACACAAAAACCAAACACAACTTTTGCGATATGTACACTATTGCCTGAGTATAAGTTCTGAAGTCTGATACATCAGTTGAAAATAATTTAGACCAACGATTTAGGTGGGGCTTATCTGCAGGGCAGCCCTGCTAATAGCCatacacatacaccttattcacagggcagccctgtgaatagccggacacaagtatcttattcacagggcagccctgcgaatagccagacacatacaccttattcacagggcagccttagactgggttaacgggctcagtaacttttggggctattcgagtttacttttgggcaccagctatctttttgagagtcttaattgggagcctctatattttgaggaatttattggcATTTGGGATTCCTACCTCAATGCAGctgttaggattggttttgggagcctagggccttaagattgaaccagtctagcattagtaccgccaacataaaaaatgtcatccctcattttcacctttgtttttgcagagtgactgctcatttgcatgtaaaggagtgggagggggggggggtgtcacacccttgaccatattggctttcaggcaatatcggcttttggggaatcccaagataagctcccttaaaataagcttttaaacttgaactgctggggttccaaaaattagcttataaagtggctaagactatttgggcccaaaaggttggctttttcaaggcccctaaactgactggtatcaatagcaaaacctaataataaacctattttcaaaattgtcaCAGCCCTGCGCATAAGGTATCTGTGTACGTTATTCGtcgggctgccctgcgaataatcacttcgAACGATTTATGCAGCAGTGTGCAAAACCAACTAAGCATATTCTATTGCAGGCAAACAACATGCCAAAGATCAAAACTGCTTGTTTACGATGGAAATTTGTCTCTCTGTAAAAGTACTAAATGTCGTCTAGGCCTAAAGAATGTTGTCACGGGTGACTTTAAGTTTTCAGTTATAGAATTGATAGTTTTAAATTTGGATGGAAAAACTTGGAAATCTCAGTGCAATACATTTACACATGGGTCAAAGCCTACAATTTACAAGTCAATTACATACGATACAATAATGAATGCAGTAAGCCCAGCCTCCCCTTGCATTACACTCAGTCCTTCCCAATGATGGCTGAAAGTAATAATGTGTGGCCATTGTTGGGAGAGCCTCTGAGTGTAACTTAAATTAAGGCCTTGATAAACCAACTCACCATTTTTCAAAGTGCTTCACAAGTAACCAAATTATTAAAGGAAGGTTCTCCCGTTCATTGTATGTTGGAAGTAAAACAGAATATTTGTCCGGCGAAGATGGCATTTTGTTCCTTGGTAGGTGAACTGAACAATTTCAGCTTGGGAGTTGATCAATGTAACTTAAGGCCTAAGTTGCTACTGTGCTAACTGTGGTAAATTGCTCAGTATCGCGAAACTAGTACCAGTACAGTGAGACCATATACACTGTTCCTAGAGGATGTTGAGAATATGctgcaaaagaagaaaatgaattaGACAACTTCTTCATGTAAATTCCATGTCATTTAAATTGTGCTTAAGATACATGCTAATGAAGCAGCTTACCTTCACTGCCTACTGGGTTTCCCATACACTTGACGATTCTGTAACCCACTGAACCATATTCGTGTGTACGTAGCATTGAATTACATAAGATAAGCTGAAGTATGGAACGCCTTTGATATCATGCCTGAGACCGTTGTCGAAATTCATCAGATGCCGTAAGACATAAATGTCGATgatcaagataaaaataaatcgTCTTAACTAAGGCGTATGGCCAAGGTAGCAGATGGTCCATTTTTGCCGGTAAGTTTTACATAATATCGACTAGCAAATTGGGAATAAGGGATGTCTGGACGAGCGACATCACATTCACAGGTGGAATTATGCCGTATGACAGAGAATTTAGGCAGGCATTCATAATAGCCACTACGTTTAATAAACCTAGCTTATATACTAGTGATTAAGCCTAACCAAACTAGTTATTTGACTGCTAAGTACTTAGCCAAGCTAATCTGTCGTGGCATATACAGCAAATCAATAAACAACTTGAAAGTTTCTGCATCACTACCATAACTGTCTTATTCTAATATCCTGTCCTATTCAATGGCAAACCAAGACTAGaggttacagtactgtagctgtaCCAATTTCACAAATCGAAAATAAAAAAGTATGTGGTGGGTAATTATCACCTCAGGACTAAGTAATTTAATCATCGTCCTATCAAGTAATAATTGAAACTTTTATCTAAGGTGCTGAAGTGATGTCTATGGCTGATTCTGACTTTGAAACGACTTCATCGAATGCATCCCTGGTCCATGCTACCCCTCATCATGACAGAGGTAGAGTTCCACCCGGTGGTATAGTATGCCACCCTCGATGGAAGGGAACAGAGGTTGCTAACACCATGCAAGGTACTACTTCATGCTACAAAGCttacaaaacagaaatgtaGTTTATATGCCTCAATCAGGGGCTTTGAGACTTGAGGAGCCAAGTCAAGCCCCAGGGACATTTAATGCAGAATTACATTATATTTTATCCCTTATTTGACCCAGGGCTATTGCCACCTTAAACTTCCCCTAAAAGGGGAAGTTTAAGGTGGCAATATCCCCTCAATTTTACCCTGTGTGGTCTGGAATCTAGAACCATTGACATCTTgatttctttattttatgaattattcatattgACTCACACATCATGACAAATGTATAACAGGAATGGCTTACTGTTTATCAACTTTGATATTCCTATATAGTtacataaaatgtcatatagaAAAGCATGTTACTTGTTAATTAGAATGGAAAGAACTGCCACagttttaattaaatttcagatTGTTTCAGAAGCCAACCAAGGGTTTGTACTCTAGGATGATGTTTTagttatttatgtatttatatgatatttttttctttctttctctgtttATGTGTGTACTTGGCCCTACTTCCCTCTTTTTAAAATAGGTAGGGTAAGAATAGTTTTTGAAGGTGACACCGGAGTTGTAGATTTCCACACAGCACATGACAAGGCAGTGATTTATGTCTCGGAAGCAGATCTGATCAGTGGTCCAGCATACAGAAAGAAACTTGCTAAACTGAGAAAGGTAAGGATTTTTTAAGTATTAATTTGATCAGTCAGTGCTACTTATTTGCCCAATGGATTATCAAGGTTCATATACCACAGTAAATTACTGTAGGTTTCTTGTGTACATAGACTACTTACAAAGTGGTTTGTTTGGATCATGGCTAAAAGGAGTCATTATAGCTTTATAAGCAGTAGCTTTAAATGTCCCTGGAAACAGCTTTGTAGCATACTGTTGGACTGCCATTCCTTAATTGTAAATTTCTATACATATCACTCTTAAAATTGGACCTCTTCTTTCATGTCAGAGATTTGAATTGTTGAAATGACAGAAGAATCTTTCCCTATTAAGTTATATACATCAATTTGGGCAATTTTCTTGCATTTTTGGAACAGTTGTTTCAATGATTTTCATAGGCTGTTGTTGCAGTGTTATAAAGTGAGTAAGAGAGTCATTCAGTGAAGTTTGATATTATCAGGCAAACCTCTGCTTCATCCCATAGTCTGTTTGCCAATTTTCATGAATtcatctttcaatttttttttcctcttcattttcattttatttttcaattccTAGATACATCTTATTAAGGACAGAAAGACTCTGAACTGTAAAACTCAGCTGCctgaaatttctttcattttcttcctatttttatttttttattacatcTTTTATTTTTACAGGCGAAGAAATTAAAAGGCATCGTATTGGTTGAGAAGACACCAATGACAGAGCAATATTTTCTTGATGTGCAGAAGTTTGTGGTCATAGAATTGGGGTTTGTTCTTCTTCCAGTCACAAACCAAGTCGAGGCTGGTAACTTGCTTGTGCAAATGGTAGGTAAATTATTTACAAGAAATAAACCACCTGTAACCAAACTTGTCATCAATGTCACTTCCAAGAACTTAGGGAAGAGAAAAGGTacacaaaaacaacattttatcCTGTAACTACCTTTATGTTTGGATTTGTGTTATATGAAACAATTGTAATGTATCTGTTACATTACAGACTGATTCTACCTGCAGAGAACTTACAAAGTTATGTCTGATTCTGAACTTTGCGTTTGTTATCATTGTTGTTGTATTAAATATTTGATCAATACAGTTTCCGTTGTGGCGATATAAGCAAGCATTGGGGTAACTACAGTTTGGTACTAGTTTACAAGAAGCCTATATGTCTTTAGAATAAAGTTATGACTTACAAAGGGAGCCTATTGATAAGATgataaaatcaatttaaaacaaaagtagaaTTTCTTGAAATATTCCAAGTGACAATGTAACATTGTGTAACTTATATCTCTATCCTGTTAATAATAAATTTTGGAAAGGAGTAAAAtgaaatttatggctagaatTGGATTCGAACCAGCGACCTCTGGGTTACCAGCCCACCGCTccaccaactgagctatccagcccttagttgtTGACATTCCCTATACAACCAATTCTTTGCTGTGGGGCGCTAGTAAGAGTCCACAGTAACCACGGACCACTCTCCAGTATCATTCAATACAACCCAGAAAGTGATGTCATGAGAGCTTTGGGTgttttatatatacttatataattaTTCCATTactgaataataataaatttgtataaaatCTATCATTCTCATTCTAATTGATACAGGTTAATGAAGAGAACAAACCCAATGGCAATCCATTCATAGCTAAAGTAAAGCGAGGCATCTCCCAGGACCAAGCTGTCCTCAGTACTGTACAGATGATACCGAAGCTAGGATCCGTTAAAGCCAAGGCCTTGCTCTGCAGATTCAAGAGCATCCATGGGATACAAGCCGCAACGATGCACGTAAGAGTTTGACTTCTGCAATGTTCCTCTTTCTCCTCCATAAGTAAAGTAACTTTAAGACTTTGTTGGGCAGTTCTTAATTCAAAATCTTCAGAATTCATAGTACCTGGACCAATTAAAGCAACAATGTATATGAGTAGTGAAGGGAAGATGCTACTTGACAAGGAATTGCTCTTTAACAGGCAACTGTTATTTGACAGGAAGGTGCTATTTGCCTTCTGACAAGAGCAGTTCCCTGATCACAGGGGTTTTAGGTAACTTGTAAGCAATCTAGCTACAAGTTTCTAATACTATGGGTACAGCCCCCtcttccctccccctcacctCCTTTACCAGAAATGAAGGTTATGTAAACTAGTGTATATAAAACAGCTGAGTTTGATATCACCTTCACAATGAATGATTCTCAATATGACAAAAAAATGACCTAAAGGATTAGAAAGGGTGCACAAAATAATAACCTATAGATGAATAACCAAAGATTGAATTTCTCACTCCCTTGacacaaaaattgaaaacattttcctagGTAAGTGGTAAATGCCAGTCCATTTATATTTTGCCCAGGATCTTTCGGACGTAGTCGGTAAGACTAATGCGCAATATGTGAAAGCATTctttgaagagaaaagaaaagtaagatGAACTGCCATGGAGCTGTCACCATGGTGATATTGACGAAGAAACAATTTAGAGGAAGTCCTAATGTTGATCGACTCGAGACAGCCGATGAAAATGGATTAAAGAgaccaaaaaatgtgaaaatgtggACTTTAGTCATCAACAGCTAGCATTGTGGACACCAGAGAGGGAGCTGTGGTAGTCAGTGTGAGCATTTGTTTGACAAGAGTTGTACTGTGTTTAGTTTACTACTCGTAgacaattttattattttataagttCATGTTTGTGAGCAAGGATGAAAATAAGAGCTGACCAGGTGCCGCACATAGATTTCCGAGAAAATATGCGAAGagcttttttttgttttcatttgacaTTTAACTGCATCACCATTTTTGTCaaaataaacagcaaactaaATAGTCTGTGTAATTTGTTGTTGGTGCGATAGCTCTGTACATCAAAAAGAGTTGTAAAAGATAGATTATAAAAAGACAAATGGCCTAGACTTACACCCAGTTGGCCAATGGTTCTACTGAAGAGCCTGTTAACTAGGGTCCACATGTCACAGAAGGTGGCCCCCTGGTTCTGAATACCTTTCATGATCGCTCCTGTTTGTGACCTGTGAACATTTACCAAGAATAATGGAAGGTAAAATAACatcattaaatttattgttgGACTCCAGAAAGAGATCATTTTAAACAGTGAATATATTTCAGAGGAACTGGAGCTAGTATTTGTAGGACTTGTTATTTTTATCCTCATTCCGGTTATTTCATTCATCAATTTTTGCCCCCTTACAAATGATAAAACATTTGAGTGCTAGGTTAGTATGTTGAAGACTATCAATGTTGATGGATCCAGCCCTAAATATCAAAATctttacttttaatgtttaAAACCGGTTCTTGTTTTACATGGTATTGAGCTTTTCAATGATAAAATCTTGTGCATTCTCTGTGCTTTGGTTTCCAATCGGCTTTAAAGAAGTACTTTTGTAAAAagaaaaggtgggggggggggtggattaaTTCCTGCTTTGAAATAAGGTATGCTGTTATGTAGTCATGATTTGCAGTATTAATACATAATATCAAACGCTGTAGGCAACAGATGGGCAAAGTGCAGCTCGCAGCCCTCAAGCAAAGTTTCTGAGGCTTGCAAGAAGGCTTTCAAACTCCTTATTGACGAGGCCAGGGAAGCTTAGCCTATGACAAGGAAAGACATGAAATATGTTTAGTTTGAAGATTTTGTATACAGAGCTCCTACTTGTGATAAAATTATTTCAACTTAATAGATGGACAAGATGTAGAacgtcatattttatttcttgttttatgtCAATAGATTAGGTACATTCTAATATTTTGTGGCATGTGGATTGTTGCGTACAAAATTCCACTGCCAGGGTACCAAATCCATTTTATACCCACCCATGACAACCcttgttttgttgtatttttcattttgagGTTATTTGCGAGAAGCGTTACTAAGCTGAGGTTGTTGGAAGTTATCCTTGGTAGATATTTCACTGTAATGAAATTCATATTTCCATATCTGGCAAAAGTGACAATCCTTTTGAATTGATCACTCTTCTTTAATATAGTAATGGTAAACATATCACTGATTCGAATTCATACCTCGAGCAGTGCTTCACAAAGGAAAAAGTCATaatcacaaaataaataaatttgttcactcaaagaaacaaaaaaaaattgttaatttgtttattgataATTAAATCACAAATATTACAGATGATGTGAATTATTTGAATTAAATTATAAGTTGAAAGAATAACAAGgcaaagatatgattttttgaaGGCAGCTTATATAAATAAGCAACAAATATTATAAAAGGGTAATTCATGTAAACAAGTTTGCTTCCCTGAGCCAGTTTTACACAAAGAGAAAAGCAATAATCATAGAGAAGGAAATTTTTGTCTCTCAAAAATAAGTGTTTTTATTTGTGTTTAttggtcatatatatatatatacaatttccTATTTTGCCGATCATATGAATTATATGCATTTAagtattgatttaaaaagtaaaaaagtctatttatgttttttttaaagtttgcatgaataaataaataaatatagatatTATAAAAAGGTTTTTCTCGTAAACAATTGTGCTTCATgagaattaaataaaaaacttacagtggaaaaaaaaggtcaattaaataacaattggcttaaataacaattaataacaattgaaaaaaggtcaattaaaatatatatatatatataagttccGGTGGGTAAAACCGCGAGGGACTCCATCTATTATTTTTATACAAACATcaccataaaaaaatatatacatgatgGTAGGTAACTTTGTCAAATCCTATCTTAAGGATTGTTCCCCTGTAAACTTAGACATGCTGTCATCTATGCAGTGACATGTATAGgattacaaaatgaaaatatcctCCGACTGATTGAGGTAGAAGCCTGACATTTTGTAGGAAGGCAACCAGTGAATGAAGTATCTGATAGGTTTTGAGGCCAAGTCCTATattaaacttttaaaatgtcaaaTGGTGTTTTCTGATTCATTTTTTGAGTATAATTAAGGTATATGTAAGTAGCTCTAAATGCAAGATTTTGCTAATAAATCATtcgtgtgaggttgaaaaaggagagagggtgggggagtggTGGGATATACCAGTGGTAATGGTCTAACACTTCCCTGGCAGAAATGAAAAATTCCTCCGAATAAACCACTTTCCCCCGACTGATGGTCGGAGGTGAggagccaaccccccccccccctccactgcCTGTATGTTATTTTTTATCTCGTCGACCACTGTCAGCAATTGTAGCGCCAGGTGTTACTCAAAATAGTATCTGAAGTGGTCCATCCAAGAGAGTATCCTAgactatgaatatgcatatttaatTGTTTCAAGCGTTTATCAAACTTAGACACTTTCACCAAGGACTAGTTGTCATATCAATAGTGTAAACTCGAACTCCATACGTATAACGACAGTACCAAGGATTTCCGTTCCGTAACTTCATGATCGTATTGCTTTATCGTCAACGAGAATCCGGCCTTGATGAGTCTTCTGAACGACCCGTTACATTGAAACTTCGCCCATTTTCGGAAGTAAGATTTGTGCGTGCATGCATTCCTGGGGAACGGCAATGTCAACCCTGACTAACCCTCGGATTATGAATAATGCCTTTAGTATAGCTTAGGTGCTGAAGGTATAACATTAGGCCATTCCTTACTAGTACTAGCACAATCAGCAATATCATGCGAACACTTTATGTTATGTTTACAAGATATCTCTTCATTTGAGGTATTTGGAGTTTCTGATATATCACCAGGAGGCGGAGGAACAATGATATTGA contains the following coding sequences:
- the LOC139965557 gene encoding Fanconi anemia core complex-associated protein 24-like — its product is MSMADSDFETTSSNASLVHATPHHDRGRVPPGGIVCHPRWKGTEVANTMQGRVRIVFEGDTGVVDFHTAHDKAVIYVSEADLISGPAYRKKLAKLRKAKKLKGIVLVEKTPMTEQYFLDVQKFVVIELGFVLLPVTNQVEAGNLLVQMVNEENKPNGNPFIAKVKRGISQDQAVLSTVQMIPKLGSVKAKALLCRFKSIHGIQAATMHDLSDVVGKTNAQYVKAFFEEKRKVR